The following coding sequences lie in one Candidatus Eremiobacterota bacterium genomic window:
- a CDS encoding 1-(5-phosphoribosyl)-5-((5-phosphoribosylamino)methylideneamino)imidazole-4-carboxamide isomerase (catalyzes the formation of 5-(5-phospho-1-deoxyribulos-1-ylamino)methylideneamino-l-(5-hosphoribosyl)imidazole-4-carboxamide from 1-(5-phosphoribosyl)-5-[(5-phosphoribosylamino)methylideneamino] imidazole-4-carboxamide) — protein sequence MPALDLRGGKCVRMKQGDPTTEVQYDSDPVERARAFVDLGARRLHVIDLDGAFGSGENLAAVGRICKAVDAPVQMGGGLRAVKHAEEAFAAGVSEIILGTLLVEDERLSRNIINRFAGKVIAGIDARGTQVAIHGWQDRAPVDRDALVRRVAQWGVSRIIFTEIRRDGMGEGYDIDALNAVANAADVKVMASGGARNIDDLRELKRSVPATVDSCIVGSALYTGTIDLEEAIAAVA from the coding sequence GTGCCGGCGCTCGACTTGCGCGGCGGCAAGTGCGTTCGCATGAAGCAAGGCGACCCGACGACCGAGGTGCAGTACGATAGCGATCCGGTCGAGCGAGCGCGGGCATTCGTCGACCTCGGCGCGCGCCGCCTGCACGTCATCGATCTCGACGGCGCCTTTGGCTCGGGTGAGAATCTGGCCGCGGTCGGGCGAATTTGCAAAGCGGTCGACGCCCCGGTGCAAATGGGTGGGGGTCTACGCGCGGTGAAGCACGCCGAAGAAGCCTTTGCCGCCGGCGTCTCGGAGATAATTCTTGGGACGCTGCTCGTTGAGGACGAGCGTCTGTCGCGCAATATCATCAATCGTTTCGCCGGCAAAGTCATCGCCGGCATCGATGCGCGCGGAACGCAGGTGGCGATCCACGGCTGGCAAGACCGCGCGCCGGTCGATCGCGACGCGCTCGTGCGCCGCGTTGCGCAGTGGGGCGTTTCGCGCATCATCTTTACGGAGATTCGCCGCGATGGCATGGGCGAAGGCTACGACATCGACGCGCTCAACGCGGTGGCGAATGCAGCCGATGTGAAGGTGATGGCCAGCGGCGGCGCACGCAACATCGACGATCTGCGCGAGCTCAAACGCTCGGTCCCGGCCACCGTCGACTCCTGCATTGTGGGCAGCGCGCTCTACACCGGCACGATCGATCTCGAGGAAGCGATCGCCGCTGTCGCTTAG